Proteins encoded within one genomic window of Setaria italica strain Yugu1 chromosome IV, Setaria_italica_v2.0, whole genome shotgun sequence:
- the LOC101783642 gene encoding 40S ribosomal protein S15a-1 isoform X2 codes for MVRVSVLNDALKSMYNAEKRGKRQVMIRPSSKVIIKFLIVMQKHGYIGEFEFVDDHRSGKIVVELNGRLNKCGVISPRFDVGVKEIESWTARLLPSRQFGYIVLTTSAGIMDHEEARRKNVGGKVLGFFY; via the exons ATGGTGAGAGTAAGTGTGCTCAATGATGCCCTCAAGAGCATGTACAATGCTGAAAAGCGCGGCAAGCGCCAGGTCATGATCAGACCGTCTTCGAAGGTCATCATTAAGTTCCTCATCGTCATGCAAAAGCATG GATACATTGGTGAATTTGAGTTTGTTGATGATCATCGTTCTGGTAAGATAGTAGTTGAACTCAATGGAAGGCTCAACAAATGTGGTGTGATCAGCCCTCGCTTTGATGTTGGTGTGAAGGAAATTGAGTCCTGGACAGCAAGGCTGCTTCCCTCACGTCAG TTCGGCTACATCGTTCTCACCACCTCTGCTGGCATCATGGACCACGAAGAGGCAAGGAGAAAGAATGTGGGAGGGAAGGTCCTTGGCTTCTTCTACTAG